One window of the Maylandia zebra isolate NMK-2024a linkage group LG19, Mzebra_GT3a, whole genome shotgun sequence genome contains the following:
- the crip1 gene encoding cysteine-rich protein 1 codes for MPKCPKCEKEVYFAEKVTSLGKDWHRPCLRCEKCSKTLSPGSHAEHEGKPYCNKPCYAALFGPKGFGRGGAESHTYK; via the exons ATGCCGAAGTGCCCAAAGTGCGAGAAGGAAGTTTACTTCG CCGAGAAGGTGACATCACTGGGAAAGGACTGGCACAGGCCCTGCCTAAGATGTGAGAAGTGCAGCAAGACTCTTTCACCAGGCTCACACGCAGAG CATGAAGGCAAGCCTTACTGTAACAAACCCTGCTACGCTGCTCTGTTCGGACCTAAAG GATTTGGACGCGGTGGAGCTGAGAGCcacacatataaataa